The Desulfonatronum lacustre DSM 10312 region TACAGCCAAGGCTCCAAGCCAAGTCCGGAAGGTTGTGATCCAAGTTTACCCGTGGGCGGGCACTTGGATTAATGTGTTGGATCGAACAGGGCCGATTGATTTTGTCCGTGCTTGCCTGGATCGTTGTTTACGGCGCACATGTTCTTCAGCTATCAGTTCAGCCGTCCGCTTTTCAATCCGTTCCCTCCGTTCAGGGGAAAGGCCGACCATCATTTCATCAAGAGTTTTTGCCATGGCTGACATCCTCGTTCAATTCCATCAAGTTCCATGGTTTATCGAAAGCGGCCTACCCCATAAACACATCAGCGTGTTTTCCTGTACGTTCGAATCGCACAACATCTCCGGAAACCTTGTAGATCAGAACCCAGTCTGGCTCAATATGCGCATCCCGAAAACCAATCCACTCTCCTTTCAACGGATGGTCAAGATATGTCGCTGGCAACGGCACGCCTTTAATGAGCAATGCCAGTAATTTTTTAAGTTTTTCCACATCCTTGCCACGCTTCTTTGCCAGCTTTACGTCTCTCTTGAATTGACCTGAATATTCTGGAGTGCGCATTAGATACCGAGTTGCCGGAAAAGGTCTTCAGCATCTTTAGCGCGGTATACATCCTCGCCTCGCTCACTCTTCTCCAGCGTTTTAGCCGTGAGAGCGTTTGGAATACGCATATCAAACGGCAGCGCCTTTTCTTTGGCAACTTTCGTTAACGCAATACGCACCACGTCAGAAACGGTAAGCCCCATTTCTGCTAATACACTGGAAGCCTCATTTTTTATAGTTTCATCAATCCTTGCCCGGACAACTGCTGTTGCAGCCATGGTTCATATCTCCGTTGAAGATTTTTGTAGCCCAATTGGTTTACAATATATAGATGTTCATTGCACGGTCAAGCCGGGATTTCGTGAAAATCACTTTTCATGGTGTCGCTTTTGGGGAGACCTCACGGATCACTTTCGAGAGGCTGGTCCACTACCAACAAACGTGTCGTTTGGGGCAAACTGATTCAACCGTGGCAACTCAGAAAACGGAAAAAATCGTACGCTATGGGTTCACTCCACCAAAATGAAATTTGTGTCCGCTAAGCTCTGGTGGCAAGTACTCCAACAAACAAGAGCCGTTCGCGGGGAAATTAGATGGCGCAAAAAAGCCCCTCTGTATCGTTCACCAGAATGACCGAGGGGCTTTACGGCCAAGGCTCCAAGCCAGGGTCGGAAGGTTGTGTGGTCCCTTTTACCTGTGGGCGGGCACTTGGGTTAATGTGTTGGAGCGAACAGGGCCGGTTGCTTTTGTCCGTGTCTGCTGTGAGCGTTGTTCACGCCGGGCATGTTCTTCGCGGATGATCACCGCTGCCTGGACCTCGATGTCCTTCCGGTCCTCGGGGGAAAATTCCGCGAGCACCTCTCTAAGATTTCTTGCCATGGCTTACCTCCGCTATTTTGTCCAAGTGCCGTTGGTATCATCCGTCAGCTTGCCGGGATTCCGTGAAAGTCATCCCTATCAAATCGAGGCTTGCCCTGCCGGTACCCATCGGTAAAGAGTCGGCACGGAGACATCAAGAGTTTGGGCAACATCCCTGGCGGGCATACCGGAGGACAGTAGTTTCTTCGCGGACTCAACCTTGGTCAGCGTCATCTTTGGCTTGCGGCCACCATATCGGCCAAGTTTACGTGCGGCTTCCAGACCGGCCTTGGTCCGCTCAACGGTCAATTCCCGCTCCATCTCAGCCAGACTGGCCACCATGACGTGGAAGAAGAACCGACCAGCAGGTGTGCCGGTGTCGATGGCGTCAGTAATGCTTTTGAACTCAATTCCGCGTTCCCGCAACGATCCAACCAGGTCAACCAGGTGCTTTACGCCGCGGCCCAGGCGATCCAGTTTCCAGATCACGAGCGTATCGCCCTGACGGAGCATGTCGAGGGCCTTGGCAAGCCCTGGCCGATCCACCTGCGTTCCGCTGACCTTGTCCTCAAAAATTTTCTCGCAACCTACGCTGACAAGGGCTTCCTGTTGCAGGTTCAGGTTTTGATCCGTGGTCGAAACACGTGCGTAGCCGATCAGCATTTGGACACCCCTCTGGTTGTTCTCGAAACTCGTCAGTGATTGTCATTTTGAGAAAAGAGATTCAAGAACTATTTTTGAGAAGGGCGGAGCCTTGATTTTTTGTCAGTCGTGCAGACGACAGCTAACATTCTCATAAACCATCGTTTTTGAGAATTGAAAAGGCTCCTTTCCGCCTAAAAACGGCGAGCAAGGGGCTACCGCCCCCTGCACCCCCCGTTAATGATTGAATTACCCAAATAATCCAAGCTCCAAAGCACCTCACTGTCCGGCGCGGACCGGCCACACGTGGAAGGTGAGGGTCGTGTAGTTGAAGTTCACGTTGATGTTGCTCATGCTCACGCTCCACGCGTTGCCCGGGTAGTCCGCGTCGTGCGTGCTGGACCAGTAGTAGGACGACTGGACCCCGGTAAAGGGATGTCCGCCTTGAATTGCATGCCTAATAGCCACAAGCTCATCCTTGCTCGGCAGCCGCCAGCCGCTAATTCCGCGGATGCTGAAAAAGGTGCACCTTAACATGGCGTCATCCCAATTCAATCTACCGAACGGGTCCGCATCCTTGGTCCACATCAGCCCCGTCGCCGTGTCCGTCACTGTCCCGTCCCCATTGTCCACGAACCTCTGGGCCTGAGCTTCGCCGGACATGACCAGTCCGGTCAGGCAGAGCATGAAGGTCAGGGCCGCTGTTCCGAAAATCATTCTCCACATTTTTCTCATGACGATACTCCTTGGTTGGGTTGAGTGTTGATGTTTCTCAACATTAAGCACGATCCATGCCATTGGTAAAACTACATGAATACAAAATGTTAGGTGAAATCGCCAACCAGCTAAAGCCTTGCTGTTTGCGCCCATTCCGTTGGCACTGCCAAGATACTTGGCGATTCGAGAGGTTCCGGGAAGCTGTTGGTGTCGAGTCCAGAGCACAAGGACAAGGAGGCCAAGGCGAGGTTGCGCTCCTGGGGTTTGATAGCAGTGCGGGCCGGTTGCGGCAATCGGAGGGCGCGGCCTGGACCGGGGCTGTCGCGAATAGGCCCAATCCCAACATTCGTGTCACCAAGTATCAAGTAACTTTTGAGCAGGTAGCTACACGATACGCATCCCCTCCACCTGGACCCACTTCCTGCAGATTCGACGGACAGGTTAGGAATCGAATTCATCTTGCAATCTTCTGTTATTGCTCGACCAAAAAAGACCAAGTCAAGCACGATGTACCGGATTATGCACCAAAAAGCAGGGCTTACCGTACACAAATTTCCGCTTGGTGGAGTGAGTCCACATCGCGCAATCTCTAGTTCGGAGCCTCCGGACAATAATATGGTTTTTAATGCAATTCCTCAGTCAACGTCGAAGGTCCAGAAATGCCTATTCCAAGCCGAGCAATTTGGCCGGGTCCGATGAACCGGGAAGAACGTAGGAGCCCGGCAGCCGGCTCACAGTCGCACGTCCCGGGTTGGGGAGTCGTCTTGTACGACCTCCACTTCAGGCATGTTGTAATTCACTCGCCAAGCTGTCCACATCCACGGAGAAGACTTCGACCTTCTGAGCGGCAAGTGCTTTCCAGAAAGTCGTTCCGATCCAGACCGGCAATCAATGCCCCTTTTTCCATGGATATTTCGCCACGCGCATACCAGTGGATCGCCGTGGCCAATCGCAAATCATGCCCGAAGAGTCGCGGTGGCTGCTTGCGAGCAGAAAAAACCTCGTCCGGGAGTTCCAGGGTAAGTCGAACCATACCTTGCCCTTATTCTTGATTCAGGGCATTCCTGACAGGATGGGAGATCAGATCAGTTGGGGCAAGCAGCCCGTTCATTGCGGCTCTCAGGAGCGATGACCAGACGTAGTCCGACCGCCTTGAGTACAGCCAACAGAGTCTTGAGCGTTGGGTTTCCTTTGGGCGACAAGGCCCTGTAGAGACTTTCACGCTTAATTCCCGCTGCGTTGGCGACATCAGCCATGCCGAAGGCTTCAGAAACATGCCGCAGAGCTATGAGCAATACCGCGGGCTCGTCGGTATCTTCCATGGCAGCCTGGAGATACTCCGCCGCGAAAAGAGGATCCGCACGGAGTTCTTGTACAAGGGCCTCATCATGGCTAACACTGGCGCGATCAGTTTTCTTCATGGCCTTCCCTTCTTTTGAAATCGGCAAGATAGTCGATTGCCCGCTGAATATCGGCTTCCTGTGTCCGTTTATCGCCACCGCATAAAAGCAACACAATCAGCTTTCCCACCCTGCTGAAATAGACGCGATACCCGGGGCCGTAGTCTATCCGCAGTTCCGAGACACCACCCCGGAGTGTTTTGCAATCGCCGAAATTACCAGCTTTCAAGCGGTTGATCGACAATCTTGGCTCGTGCCCGCACATCCCGGAGGTCGGTCAGCCAATCCGCAATGACCTCCCGACCGTTATTAGCACGGTACCGACGAATGATGTTCACGAATTTTTGTAACTTTCAAATCACAGATGGTCAACAGATCTATCTCGCCATTTCGGCAAGTTGTCACCTTTCATCCACGCAGAAAAAAGTCCCGGTTCGTCCGTGCCGTCAGCCCGCGCACCGGCACCACGGGGTGGCCGTCACGTTCCTCGACTCCTTCGGGCCAGTCAAAATCCGGATCAATATCGCGCATGGCTTTTTTGGTCACGCAGAGCAGGCGCATCAGGACGTGGTCGTCGTGGGCGGCGACGATGCGGGCGTTGAGGTTGAAGTCCGCGTCGCCGAGGATGGTACGGACCACGTAGACCGGGACCTCCCGGCCGCTTTCGTGGCGGCGCAGGTGGGTGGCCAGGTCGATCACCGTGGTGGCTTCCACGGGGGTGTCCCGGTTCCATTCCTCCTGCACCGGCAGGCCGGCGACGTAGAGGTTCTGGAGCTCAATGCCGATCTGGCGGCAGTTGTAGCAGATCCGCTTCATTTCCTCCGGGGAGTCGTTGATCCCGGAGAGCAGGGCGATGTTGTTGTACACGGTCACGCCGTGGGCCAGGAGGCGGCGGATGATTTCGCCGTGGACCAGGCGAAACTCGCTGGAATGGACGAACTGGGTTTCCAGTTCCAGGCGGGTCGGGCGGGCGGGGTCGAGGTGGTTCAGGGCGATCAGTTCCTCGATCACGTCGTCGGTGTAGGCCTCGGGCTCGTAGGCGAACATCAGGCTGCGCACCCGCAGGGCGGTGACCTGGGGCAGGGAGCGCAGGGCCTGGGCATAGGCCTGGACCTCGGGCAGGTGGTTGAGGATTTTGTCTTCCGCGGCCAGGACCACGTCCGAAATCTCCGGATTGGCCTGGATGTACTCCAGAATGGCGGGCATCTCCCGGTTCGCGGCCACGTCCACCTCCACCTGGGTGCGGTGAACGCGCTGCAGGGCCTCGATGCCCGTGGGAACGATGCTTTGACGGATGCGTTGGTCTTGGCAGATGAGCTGCTGGACCCGGCCCAGTTCCTGGGGATCAAAGTCCCTGGCCGGCGGCGCGTCCTGGGAAAGGGAGCCGAAAAACAGGGACTCGTCGCCGATCCGGGCCATGAACCGGGAGTCCAGGGTCCCTTCGTGGTTCACGCGGCTTTTCTCCAAGGAAAATTGCGGGGCGAACGACTTGAAGTAGCCTTCGGTGTAGGGGGTGCGGATCCAGATCATATCCGGTTCCTCCCCGCTTTGCTCCACGGCCCAGCCGCTGGTGTTCCAGTCGATCTTCCCGATCTTGGTGGCCGTGCACAGAATGGGCATGGCCCGGTCCGGCAGGTGGCCGCGCAGATGGGCCAGGGCCGTATGACCGGCGGAAATGGGCGTCCAGTAGATATTGTTGCCCTGGATGGGGCTGCACGGGATGTAGATGTAGTGCAACTCGGAGCCCACGGCCCGCAGCTGGGCGTAGAGCTCGGCCAGCTCCGCGCCGGTGTCGTTGCAGTCCTTCAGGAACGGGGTCTGGGTGTAGACGCCGACCCCGCCCCGGACCAGCCGGGAGATGATCTCCAGACTGTAATGGGAGATTTCGTCCGGATGGATGAAGTGGGTGGCGATCTCGATCTTCTTGTTGGTCTTTTGCAGCTCCCGGTTCCGGTCGATCAGGTAGTTCAGCCAGAATTCGTTCTCCGCGAAGAACAGGGACGGGTAATAGGAGATGCACCGGGAGGCGATGCGGATGGTCTGGACGTGGGGAATCCCGGCCAGACCGGCCACTGCCGTGGTCAAGGTGGCCTTGTTCATCAGCGGCTCCCCCCCGGTGAGCACGATCTCCTTGATCTGGGGCGAGGCGGCGATGTGATCCACCGCCTTTTGGACGTCCTCCACCGTGGGCGCGGGGAGGTTGCGGCAGTCCTTGTGTTTGCGGAAGCAGAACCGGCAATACACCGGGCAGCTCATGTGCAGGACGAAAATCGGGCGGTTCTGGTACATCTGTTCCAAAAGCCCCTGGTGAAACTGGCCGATCCAGGTGTTTTTCAGGCCGGTCTGATCCAGCTCCTGGACAAAGGGCATGAACTGATAGGCCACGTGCCGGGACAGGCGGGACTGGCGCAGGACGTGTCGGGACAGCCGCACCGGGTAGGTGTCGATGACCTGTTGCAGGTCTTCGCGCTGGTCCTCCGGAACCGTGATGTTGGTCAACTCCGCGTACTGTTCCACCGAGCGCACCGCCACGAACCCGTCGCCGGGAAGCATCTGCTCCAGGAAGACCAGCAGCAACCGCTTGGGCAGAACAATCCCGGAGACGCGCACCTCCGGACCTTCGTGGTCGTCCATTTCGTGATCCGACTGGTGGTTCGTTTTGGCCAGTTGCCGCAAGACCTCCTGGAAAAACGCCGCCTCGTCCATTCCACAGGCTCGAAGCAGGTTCGCGATCCGGTCGCCATGGCCCAAAAGCGTTCCAAAGTCCGGCCCCAGATAGAACCGCGTGCCCCAGCGCTCCAGAAAATCCACCACAGCCGCCCGCAGCGCGTCGTGGGATATGTTTGCTTCGTTTCCTGAATGACTGAATCGTACGGAATAGGTCTTCATGCCCGCTGCTCCAAAATGTTGTCGTCCTTAACCCCAACAGCGGCAAATATTTAGGCCGGATCGATTCCGGTCGTACCGCGTGTTCGCCCCGGAGAGAGGTGCCGGACACGGGCTTGTTCGTCAATGGTTTTGGGCGGACGGGCGATGGCTTGGCACTACAGCGACACTTCCATTTCCATCGTCTGTCCAGGATGTTCAACCACGGGGCACACGGGGAGCACGGGGAAAGAACTCCTCAATTTGTATTTACTCAGCACATTTTGTGTTCGCCCTTGCTCCGGCAATCGGAGTCGGGGTCGCTATCGGAATCGGAACAGGAAAAATTATGAACGCTTCCAGCGTTTTCGATCCCGATAGCGAAGCGCCGATCCCGACTCCGACCCCGGTAACGGTATTACTCAATGCTGAATAGTTACCTCAATTTTACGAAATATCTTCCCTGTGCTCCCCGTGCTCCCCGTGGTGAAATTTTCAGCAAGATCGGCTGTTGCCCAAAAATGTCGGTGTCGTGTTCGGCTTCGCGAGGCAAAGGCGGATCAGGGCGTGGGCTGATCTTGTGACGGCGACGGCTTGAGGGCCGTGGTCAGGAGCGTGCTGAGCAGGATCGCCGCCCCCAGGAGAATGAAGCCCAGGGCGAAGAGGTCGTGGTCGCCGAAGATGCCAAGTCCGGCCGGAATCAGTCCGCCGCCGGCCAGCACGGCCATGGGCACAACCAGGGAGATGGCCAGGGGCCGGACGGCCGCGGGGTAGACCAGGGAGAGCACGGCGAACCCGGCTGGGAAAAAACAGCCGCCCATGGTCGGCTGGACCAGCACCGCCAGCATGACCCAGCTCCCGGGCAGCAGGCCGAAGGTGATGGTCGCGATGCCGGTCAGGGCCACGAAAATGCGCAGGGCCCGAATGGGACCGAGGCGATCCACGATCATTCCGGCCCAGAAGACCAGAAACAGCCCGGAAACCCGGGACGCGGCCAGGAGGTAGTTGACCCAGTCCGCGGGCAGATCACGAACGCTGACCAGGTACAGCGGCGTTTGGGCGTAGACGCCCTGGGTGGCCCCGATGGCCATGGTGAAGAAGACGGCCAGAATCCAGAAGCGCCGGTCCCCCAGGGCGGTCAGGTAGGCCTTGGGGCGGGGAGGAATGCTTTTTTCCCGGCCCGCGGAACAGTACCGAAGGAACAGAACCAGGGCGACCAGTGCCAGGAGAGCGTTGCCGGTCAACGCCGTCCTCCAGCCCAGCCCCAGACCAATCGTCATTTCCGCCAGCAGCGGGGCCAGGATAAAGCTGAGGTTCGGGGCCAGCTCATGGATGGCCAGGGCCTTGCCCCAGTTGGTGTGCGGGACCATGGACGTGAGCACGGCGAAACCGGACGGAAAGTACAGCCCGCCGAAAAGGCCGACCACGAGCAGGCTCGACCGCAGCCAGAGCAGGTTCGGGCTGAGCGCGGCCATGACCAGGGCCAGGGCGATGCCCACCGCGGAAACCACGATCACATGGCGGTGCTCCAGACGGGAGGAAAGGAGGCCGGAGCAGAGCAGGGCCACGCTGTAGCCCAGGGAGACGATGAAGAACAGCTCCCCGGCCTGGGCCTTGGTCAGATCGAAATCGTCACGGATATGCAGTAAAAACGGAGCAAGGACGACCCGGCTCAGAAAGTTGGCGAAAAAAATGCCCATTAGGCTGAGCAGGCCGGGAACTACGGATCGAAAGGCCGGATAGCCGGCGGCATCCGTGCCGGGAGAGACAAGGGGCGTGGGCATGATCAAGAAAGTGGAGTGAAAGGGAATGCGTCAAGAGGATGGACGAAACACGCCCTGCGAGGGGTGTGTCGCGTACCGTTACGGGTCGCCCGGATCAGGGGCGGGGCCGAATATTGCTCGGTCCGTTACGGGCCCGAAGCCGAAGCTGCTCCGGTTTTCAGCTCATTGGCGTAGAGGATCGCGGGAATGGCGAAGAGGCCGTAGATGACCACCGCCATGCCCAGGTCGATGGGCCAGAACGGCGAAGCGGACTCGTCCAGGGTGGACAGCACCAACAAGACGTGGACCCCGCCCAGGATCAACGTCAGCCGCCCGGGCCAGACCCAGAATGACGGCGAGAAGTGGTGTCGTCCGAAAGCCAACCCATGGCAGGCCAGCAGGCAGAGGGCGAAAAAGGCGATGTCGGCCAGGATTTTCACGGTGAGCGCGGGTTCGCCGGAAATGGCGAGCAGCAACAGCCGCGTGACCGTGGTGGCCAGGAAAAGAATCGCCAGCAGGAAGAAATAAATTTTCATGGGTCAACCCCGAGTGGATGGAAAAGCGCCGGGCGTGCGTCCGCTTTCCACGCACGGTTGTTGAGATGTATTCAGGAACGTTCTGGGATGTATGGGGCTTGGCCGGAAATGTCAAAAGGCAGCGCGGGCGCTGCAATGGTCTCGCCCTTGAACGGCGTTCCGAATTGAGTCAGTATCCAGCCCGCCTTTTGCGGCGAACGCCCATTGTTGTACACCTCAATCAATTATAAGGAGAAAGCATGCTGGAAGTCGTCCAGGCCTATCTGACGAGATGGCAGGCGGACCCGAAGCGAGTCCGTCCTTTTTTCGCGCGCTTGCTGGAAGCGTTGCGCGACCCTGAAAACGAGATGGAGTTCGTGGAACGGGACGGAGTGAGCGCCAGTCTGCGGGCAAAAATCGCGGAGCCGGACAAGGGCGCTGTCTCGGGAGAACTGTTCTGTCTGGTAGATGTGGTCGAAGACGTGGACGGGCGGTGGCTCTCGGTCTGTTTTTACGCGGACACGGTCAGTGACCCGGAAGAGCGCGGTAATCTCGTGCCCCTGGGGCTGCTTGGCGAGGACGGTTATTGCTTCGACGTGGAAGAGCCGGATTCCGTTCTCGAGGATTATGTTCTGGAGAGAATTGACGAGGCCCGGAAGCGCGTTGGGACGGAACGGCGATAGCTGATGGAGCTATTTAGAGCTCCGATCATGCCGTCTCCGAGGCTTGCGCCTCAAGTTCGGCGATTTGGGCGGAAATCTGATTAATTTCAGCCTGGATTACTTGGATCATGCTGTTTTTCGTCTGCTCCGGCATAGACTGGTTGGCGGCGATGGCGGACAGTTTGTTCGTCAGGTCCTTCAGCCGGGCTTGCAGCGCCTCCAAGGGGCCGCTTGAAGAGGAATCGATCCCGCCTCTGGCCTTGTGCATGTACTTCCTGAATGCTTCCGCCGCGTCATTGTCGCCGGTGTCTTCGGACTTTGCGGCTTGCTGAGCCTCCCTGGCCGCAGGTGAAATGCTCACGGTGTCGCCCCCGGCGGAGGTCGAAGCGCCCCGGAACCAATCCGTTGCCTGAGTTTCCCGGACAATGGGCTGTCCCGCAGACTCCCCTGTCCGCAAAAAATTCTGATAACCGTCTATGCGCATAGCTCACTCCAATTGGGAAATAGTTGCCGTGCGCAGTATCGCAGCAAAAGGCATGCCTCGGTAGCGACTCTGGCCAGAGGTATCCGGCAAGACGTATCTGGCCGGACGCATCTGCTGGCATGAAGCGGCTTCGCCTGCCCTATCCAGCGATAAACTGACTTCTTGAAGACGGAAAAGGAAATGAAAAGGGCGGACAGTCCGCCCTCAATGGGAATATTTTTCCAGGCGACGACAACAGGCCGCAAGCCAGCCACAATGGTCGTCACGGCGAAGACGATGCGCAGGTCTACATTATCACGGAAGACTTGCCCATGATGTGCATCAACTCAGCCAGTCGGGTGTCTCCCCGGACTCGCTCCATCATTTCTTGACGCAGAGATTCGCTGCGCGACTGGTCAAGCACCAGGGCGTTGTAGTGAGACTCCAAGCCGGTAATGTCGTTTTCAGCAAGCATGGCCCGATAATGCCCGCGCACGAGTTCGGCGTATTCCCTACGTTCAGCGGTGGATGCGGCAGCGGCTTGGGGATATCTTTCAGCGAACCAATCTCCTTTGGCCCCAAGCTGGGTGGAAACTTGAAACCCATATTCAGCGAACCAGGCGGGAATCTGATACATTTCCAGGGGGTAGTCGGCGGCGGATGTCTGCCGGGCATCCCCTGTGGCGGAAATGTCGCCGCGCAGAGCATCCGCAGCCCGCCTGCCTTCGCTGGATATCGTCACGGTATCCGCGCTGTTCGAGGAATTGCCGCCAAGGGAATTTGCCCTGGGCGGAACGGTGTGCACCGAGTTCACGTAAGGCGTGGCGGAAGGGTTGCCGATAGATTGCAGGTTTCCTGTAAGCATGTGCCTTCTCCTGGTCGGTCATGAACGGATACCGGATGACGTCCTTTCGTGCTCGAATGCAAGCGTGAGACCAAAAGGCGACTCGACAACCAGTCTCGTCAAGTTGACTCGGAGGTTCGCGCCCGTTCGCTGGCTGAAGGCTTAGCGCTGTACATGCTCGTGTCTGCCCGTTGGATGAACTGGTGGAGGGTTTCTCCGGGGCGATGCATGGCCAAGCCGATGGAGGCCGTGATCCTGAGTTGCGTGGCGACCGCACAGACTTGGGCGACGGGGAGGGTGCGCAGCGCATCCTGGATGCGGTTTGCGGTTCTTTGAGCCGTTTCCCTGTTCACGTCCGGAAGCAGCAGTAAAAATTCGTCGCCTCCCAGACGGATGAAAATGTCGTAGTCGCGAACGATGTTCTGGATCGCATGCGCCACGGCGACCAGGAGCTGGTCTCCGCAAGCATGACCCAAGGTGTCGTTGACTTTTTTGAATCCGTCCAGATCGATGAACAGCAGCGCGACCGGCATTTTTTTACGATGCGCGAACTCCAGGATTCGCGGCGCGTGCTTCATCAGGTAGGATCGGTTATGACAACCGGTAAGATGGTCTTGAGTGGATTCACGCTGGAGTTTTTCGTGTTCCCGGAGCGTTACCAGGGACCAGGAGAACAGGTCGGCGAAGAACTCGATGAAGTCGGTGGCCATTCCTTCATTGTAGCGCAAAGGATCGCCGTCTTTCAGGGCCAGAAAGCCGATCAGGTTGTCCGGCTGATACTTGTCCCAGA contains the following coding sequences:
- a CDS encoding type II toxin-antitoxin system RelB/DinJ family antitoxin, with amino-acid sequence MAATAVVRARIDETIKNEASSVLAEMGLTVSDVVRIALTKVAKEKALPFDMRIPNALTAKTLEKSERGEDVYRAKDAEDLFRQLGI
- a CDS encoding FlxA-like family protein translates to MRIDGYQNFLRTGESAGQPIVRETQATDWFRGASTSAGGDTVSISPAAREAQQAAKSEDTGDNDAAEAFRKYMHKARGGIDSSSSGPLEALQARLKDLTNKLSAIAANQSMPEQTKNSMIQVIQAEINQISAQIAELEAQASETA
- a CDS encoding radical SAM protein, giving the protein MKTYSVRFSHSGNEANISHDALRAAVVDFLERWGTRFYLGPDFGTLLGHGDRIANLLRACGMDEAAFFQEVLRQLAKTNHQSDHEMDDHEGPEVRVSGIVLPKRLLLVFLEQMLPGDGFVAVRSVEQYAELTNITVPEDQREDLQQVIDTYPVRLSRHVLRQSRLSRHVAYQFMPFVQELDQTGLKNTWIGQFHQGLLEQMYQNRPIFVLHMSCPVYCRFCFRKHKDCRNLPAPTVEDVQKAVDHIAASPQIKEIVLTGGEPLMNKATLTTAVAGLAGIPHVQTIRIASRCISYYPSLFFAENEFWLNYLIDRNRELQKTNKKIEIATHFIHPDEISHYSLEIISRLVRGGVGVYTQTPFLKDCNDTGAELAELYAQLRAVGSELHYIYIPCSPIQGNNIYWTPISAGHTALAHLRGHLPDRAMPILCTATKIGKIDWNTSGWAVEQSGEEPDMIWIRTPYTEGYFKSFAPQFSLEKSRVNHEGTLDSRFMARIGDESLFFGSLSQDAPPARDFDPQELGRVQQLICQDQRIRQSIVPTGIEALQRVHRTQVEVDVAANREMPAILEYIQANPEISDVVLAAEDKILNHLPEVQAYAQALRSLPQVTALRVRSLMFAYEPEAYTDDVIEELIALNHLDPARPTRLELETQFVHSSEFRLVHGEIIRRLLAHGVTVYNNIALLSGINDSPEEMKRICYNCRQIGIELQNLYVAGLPVQEEWNRDTPVEATTVIDLATHLRRHESGREVPVYVVRTILGDADFNLNARIVAAHDDHVLMRLLCVTKKAMRDIDPDFDWPEGVEERDGHPVVPVRGLTARTNRDFFLRG
- a CDS encoding recombinase family protein, which gives rise to MLIGYARVSTTDQNLNLQQEALVSVGCEKIFEDKVSGTQVDRPGLAKALDMLRQGDTLVIWKLDRLGRGVKHLVDLVGSLRERGIEFKSITDAIDTGTPAGRFFFHVMVASLAEMERELTVERTKAGLEAARKLGRYGGRKPKMTLTKVESAKKLLSSGMPARDVAQTLDVSVPTLYRWVPAGQASI
- a CDS encoding type II toxin-antitoxin system YafQ family toxin; translation: MRTPEYSGQFKRDVKLAKKRGKDVEKLKKLLALLIKGVPLPATYLDHPLKGEWIGFRDAHIEPDWVLIYKVSGDVVRFERTGKHADVFMG
- a CDS encoding DUF1566 domain-containing protein yields the protein MRKMWRMIFGTAALTFMLCLTGLVMSGEAQAQRFVDNGDGTVTDTATGLMWTKDADPFGRLNWDDAMLRCTFFSIRGISGWRLPSKDELVAIRHAIQGGHPFTGVQSSYYWSSTHDADYPGNAWSVSMSNINVNFNYTTLTFHVWPVRAGQ
- a CDS encoding GGDEF domain-containing protein, with the protein product MSGRDAQNAADAHCLRERLERTLELYRQNLSVFHKFKLCASQIQAITSLDQLPALLTTLRGSLKLRDIHLVLDREQYAGFLPDSIPTRSQLSLRRMLREMGLAESFRHPLLGSFADIAIQAPTARELFQTRGQRDCLGSVCVFPLWDKYQPDNLIGFLALKDGDPLRYNEGMATDFIEFFADLFSWSLVTLREHEKLQRESTQDHLTGCHNRSYLMKHAPRILEFAHRKKMPVALLFIDLDGFKKVNDTLGHACGDQLLVAVAHAIQNIVRDYDIFIRLGGDEFLLLLPDVNRETAQRTANRIQDALRTLPVAQVCAVATQLRITASIGLAMHRPGETLHQFIQRADTSMYSAKPSASERARTSEST
- a CDS encoding UPF0175 family protein is translated as MVRLTLELPDEVFSARKQPPRLFGHDLRLATAIHWYARGEISMEKGALIAGLDRNDFLESTCRSEGRSLLRGCGQLGE
- a CDS encoding MFS transporter, whose translation is MPTPLVSPGTDAAGYPAFRSVVPGLLSLMGIFFANFLSRVVLAPFLLHIRDDFDLTKAQAGELFFIVSLGYSVALLCSGLLSSRLEHRHVIVVSAVGIALALVMAALSPNLLWLRSSLLVVGLFGGLYFPSGFAVLTSMVPHTNWGKALAIHELAPNLSFILAPLLAEMTIGLGLGWRTALTGNALLALVALVLFLRYCSAGREKSIPPRPKAYLTALGDRRFWILAVFFTMAIGATQGVYAQTPLYLVSVRDLPADWVNYLLAASRVSGLFLVFWAGMIVDRLGPIRALRIFVALTGIATITFGLLPGSWVMLAVLVQPTMGGCFFPAGFAVLSLVYPAAVRPLAISLVVPMAVLAGGGLIPAGLGIFGDHDLFALGFILLGAAILLSTLLTTALKPSPSQDQPTP
- a CDS encoding type II toxin-antitoxin system RelE/ParE family toxin: MSINRLKAGNFGDCKTLRGGVSELRIDYGPGYRVYFSRVGKLIVLLLCGGDKRTQEADIQRAIDYLADFKRREGHEEN
- a CDS encoding addiction module antidote protein; its protein translation is MKKTDRASVSHDEALVQELRADPLFAAEYLQAAMEDTDEPAVLLIALRHVSEAFGMADVANAAGIKRESLYRALSPKGNPTLKTLLAVLKAVGLRLVIAPESRNERAACPN